TGCATTTGGTTCACAAGAATTTAAAGTATTTAATGCTACTTCTCTGGTCATATTTCTTTCGGAGCGGTCATGGTCATCCCAATTCTCCTTTACCAATAAAATTGGACCTGCTAGCATACATATTGTAGCTGTAGAATATGTCAATGTATTGATTGAAATTCGCTGAGCCTTTGTTTTTAAATAATCCATAATTCCTAAAACTCCCAACCCAATCCAAATTGCAAACACATAAAATGATCCTGCATAGGAATAATCACGTTCTCTAGGCTGTAAAGGTGATTGATTTAAATAAATAACTATGGCCAAACCGGTGAAAAAGAACATCAGGGCAACAATTGCTGTATCTTTCTTATTTTTCTTTAATTGCCAAAGTGCACCTATAATCCCTAATATTAATGGCAGGAAAAAATAGGTGTTTCTACTAGGGTCATTTTTCATGTGTTCCGGTGCAGCATTTATTCCAGGAAGCCGAATTTCATCTAAAAAATTTAATCCTGAGATCCAATTTCCGGATGTAATTTCACCTTGTCCAGGGGTATCATTTTGGCGACCGACGAAATTCCACATAAAATATCGAGAATACATATGTCCAATTTGATAATTGAAGAAGAACTTCAAGTTATCTGTAAAGGTTGGAGTTTCTCCCTCTGATAAATTTAAATATTGCTTATAAAAATCAGCATGTTTACTACTATATAATCGCGGAAAAACAACTTGTTTATCATATTCATACCCCTTTACATAATCAATCTCAGCATATTGCTTTTCATCTTTTCTATATGTTTTGCCTTCATTTACATCAATAATATTTGAATTAAATGTTGGTCCTTTAAATAATGGTTCGGATATATATTGTTCTCTACTTAAATAGCTTAAAAATGAAAAAGCATTATCCGGCTGATAATTGTTTAATGCAATATTTGTTTGTGCTCTAATTAAAACCATACTAAAAGAAGTAAATCCAAAGCATAGCAAACAGATTCCTAGAATTATTAAATTCAATAATGGTTTGTTTGTCTTAATAGAGTATATGATGCCATAAACTGCACAAGCTATGATTAACAAAATAAAAAATGCTATACCTGTTCCGAACGGCATGCCTAACGTATTCACGAAAAACACATCAAAATTTGATGCTATTCGTACTGAATACTGAATAACTCCCCATAAAATAAATGCTAACGCAAGGACGCCCCAACCAAATGATATCACTGCTCCTTTCCAGTTAACATGTTTTGCTTTTCTAAAATAGATCATCAATGCTAAGGCGGGGATTGTTAAAAGGTTTAATAAATGGACACCAATTGATAATCCCATGACAAAAGCGATCAATAAAAGCCATTTATTGGAGTCAGGGTTATCTGCTCTTCGCTCCCATTTTAGTGCTAACCAGAATACAATCGCTGTACAGAGTGAAGACATAGCATAAACCTCCGACTCAACTGCCGAATACCAAATGAATCCGTAAAGCTATAGGCTAATGCACCCACTATACCTGCTGAAAATATTTGGATGTATTGGATTGATGAACCTTCTTTATTTCCCAAAACAATTTTTCTAGCCAAGGCTGTAATAGTCCAAAAAAGAAAAACAATGGTCAGAGCAGAACAAATTGATGATCCAATATTCATCCATAGAGCGATATTGGAATTATTTCCGAGAGCAAAATTTGAGAATATGTTTTGGATCATTAGAAATAATGGTGCACCAGGTTGGTGAACAACTTCTAGATTTTTACTTGCTGCAATAAATTCACCAGTATCCCACCAGCTCACTGATCTTTCTACAGTAAAAGAATATACTAGAAGGGCAATGAATCCACAAAGCCATCCAAGATAATTGTTGATTTTATTATAGTTCATAATACATGGTTAGATATCAAATAAATTTAAGAAAGTATATCTATAAGAATTTCACCTTAACAATATTTAACAGCGGTAAAAAAACAGGCGAATGATTTCTCATTCGCCTGTTTGTATATTATTTATAATAATGGATTGTATCCTATACTAATTTCTCTACGATTTTTTTGGTTGGCCCTGGGTTACTCATGGTGTAGAAATGCAGGACTGGAACTCCAAAATCAATTAATTCTTTACATTGTTGGACTAGCCATTCTTCTCCAACCTGTCTTACATCAGCATTTGTTTTGCAGGATTCGACTGCATCGCTTAAATCTTCGGGAATATCTAGGTGGAATATCCGCGGTAGTGTTATAAGTTGTTTTTTTGTTGTCAATGGTTTTAATCCGGGAATAATAGGTACATGTATATCATTCTCGCGGCATTTCGTTACGAACTCTTTATATTTTCTACGTTGAAAAACATCTGAGTTACGATAAACTCTGCTCCCATTTCTACTTTTTTCTTCAACCATTTAAAGTCAGTATTGAAGTTTGGGGATTCGAAGTGTTTTTCTGGGTAGCCAGCGACACCTATACAGAAGTTTGTTTTTTCGGAGCTTCCTATATCTTCGTGCAGATATGATCCTTCATTCATATCCACTACTTGTCTTAGGAGGTCTGTAGCATAAGCATGTCCTCCAGGTGTTGGGATAAAATCTGCATCACCTTTTCTGGCATCTCCTCTTAGTACCAATACGTTGTCAATACCTAAGAAATTCAGGTCAATGAGTGCATTTTCGGTTTCTTCTTTAGTGAAACCACCACAAATCAAATGAGGTACTGCATCGACTTTATATTTACTCATGATTGCGGCGCAGATTGCTACTGTTCCTGGACGTTTTCTATAGGATACCCTTTCCAACAATCCATTAGCGTGTTGTTTGTAGAGGTAATCTTCGCGATGGTAGGTCACGTCGATAAAGGGAGGTTTGAATTCCATAAGTTCGTCCATTGTTTGAAAGATACTTTGAATTCCCTGTCCTTTTGCAGGCGGTAACAGTTCAAAAGAATATAATGTCTTGCCTTTCGCGTTTTTGATATGATCTACGATTTTCATAAAAATATATTAAGGCTTAGAGAGAACACAGCGGATCCTGATTCTTTGGCTTATCTTTCCCTAATCGGGGTAGAATGTAGCACCTTGACTGGTGTCAGGTTGCTAAGGCTTCAGCGGGTCTATTCCCTCTGCCTTTCTCTATAAGCGAGGGCTAATATCGTTATTAGCAACTTAATCTCAAAATGTTATGCGAAAAAAGAAGGGAATTCATGTGAATTCCCTTCTTTTTTATTCCAAATACATGTCTATCAATCCTTCAGGTAACTTGAGGACGATTATTTTTTCTTCTGGATCTATACCTACAATAAAATCTTCATTTAGTGGGAACATGGCATCTCTACCATCAATGTCCACTGTTGCTATAAATTGTTGGGGCATTTCTTGTACATGGGTTATTTCTCCCAGTTCTCCTTCGCCTTCTTCGATTGCTATAAATCCGACTAAATCATGGTATGTAAAATCATCAGGATCACGTTCGGGCATTTTGTCATTTGGCAGATATACGCTTTTTCTTAATAGCGGTTGGGCTTTATCGATATGGTCAATATCTTCAAAATTGACATAGGCAGTGCTATTATTCTGTAGTTTAATTTTATCTACGAAGAAAGGGACTAATTTTTTATCTAATTCCAAAAACACCATTTCCAAATCCAAGTCCATATAATTATCGAACTCGAAGAACATTTGTACTTCTCCTTTCAACCCTCTGGTTTTGCTAATATATCCTATATAAAAACACTGATCCTTAGTCATACTTTAATATTAATTTGCAAAAATACGAATTATTAATAGGTAATATTTAATCTTCCTAATTTATCCTTTTTCTGGAGTTTGTATTTATAAAAAAAGCCGATCTAAGATTAGACCGGCATTTTCAAATACTTTAGAGTAAGGATTAACCTTCAGTTTCTTCAGTGTTTTCTGCAGCATCAGCAGCTTCTTCTGCTTCTTCTGTAGCTGTTTCTTCAGCAACAGGGGCATTTTTAGCAGCGATAGCGGCAGCTTTTTCTTCTTTTTTCTTAGCTTCAGCAGCTAGAGCAGCTTTTTTAGCATCATCTTTAGATTTTGCCAAGCCTGATTTTTTGCCTTCGATTTGTGCATCTTTTCCTTCAGTCCAAGCTGCGAAAAGCTCTTCAGCTTTAGCTTCATCAAAAGCACCTTTTTTCACACCACCTTGTAAGTGTTTTTTGTACAATACACCTTTGTAAGAAAGGATAGCGCGAACAGTGTCAGTAGGTTGAGCACCTTTGTTCATCCAGTCCAATGATTTCTCGAAATCCAAGATAATTGTTGCTGGGTTAGTGTTAGGGTTATAAGAACCTAAACGCTCAATGAACTTACCATCACGTGGTGAACGTGCGTCTGCTACTACTACATGGTAAAAAGGTTTTCCTTTTTTACCGTGTCTTTGCAATCTGATTTTAGTTGCCATGTTTTAATTTTATTTATGTATTCAACATATCCCCCGTGCTACATGCAGGAGGGGACGCAAAGATACAAAGTATTATTAATTAATGCAATAGTAGGGATATGAGATATGGGATATGGGATTTGCGATAGAAAACGAGACAAAAATCAGGATCGAAATAAGATAACTGAAATATTTATATCCTCGCTATCTTATCTCATATCTCACTTCTCATATCTCAAATCTAAATTAAATTGTCGATATTCAAGCTCTTCTAATTATTGTCGTTTTATGCAAAGAATTGCTCCATTAAAAATTGTAAAGGCCTCTGCTGGATCTGGTAAAACCTTCAGTTTAACGGTTCATTATTTGACTTTATTGTTATCTAAGGAAAGTAGTTATAGGGAAATTTTGGCAGTAACTTTTACAAACAAGGCTACTGCTGAGATGAAACACCGGATTATGACAGTTCTTCACGGCTTGGCGACTGGTGCTGATAGTGATGAAATTGAACAATATAGATCTCAATTACAACAGATGGGGTCATGGGATAGGGTTTCAATTCAAGAGAAAGCAAATAGGGTTTACCGCCGAATCCTTCATGACTACAGTCATTTTTCCGTAAGTACTATTGATGGATTCTCTCAAAAGGTAATTCGCAGTTTTACATATGAGCTGAATTTAGATTCCGGCTATGCCATAGAAATGAACACCAATAAAGTGAAAAGAGATTTAACGGTGATGTTAAATCAGTTATTGGATGAGCGACCAGAGCTGTTGGAATGGATCATCACCTATGCAGAGCAAAAAATCAGCAACAATGAAAATTGGAACTACCGTCAACAATTAATGGGTTTGGCTGGTTTAATCTTTTCGGAGAATTTTCAGGAGTTTGACAGCTTTATGATTTCTTCTGACACGAATAAGATTTTCAATCTTTTGAATAAAGAAATAGAGGATAAAACGAATTCATTTTTAGAAGCACTTTCCCAAAGTTTAGAAACATATAAATCTGTTTATCAAAGTTTAGGGGTTGATGAAACAGAGATGAAAGGAAAATCCAGAAATAAGTTTGTATCATCTAGCAAGTTGAATATCGATGTTCGAAAAATATCGATTTCTGATATACAGAGTAAGGTTTTCGACAAGTTTTCTGAATTGGTTGATAATGAAGATGCCTTCACAGATTCCAATAAAGTCGTTCGTTATGAATATATGTCAGGTATAAAACCGACATTGGATGCCATATTAACCCTTCAACAACATTTTGCCAGCTATATTGGTTACCAGTCGGTGCATACGAATCTGTATTTTTTGAGATTACTTAAGGAGATGAGTGATTTGTTGAGTTTATGGAGGAAGGAAAATTCTGCTCAATTGATATCGGATGCACAAATTTTATTGAATAAACTGGGTTTGGATGAGCATGCTGATCCAACTTTTATCTGGGAAAAGATAGGAAATAGGTATAATTATTTTTTATTTGACGAGTTTCAGGATACCTCCAGAATTCAATGGAAAAACTACAGTCCGTTACTATTAAATGCCCTTTCTGTAGCTACGGGAAAAATAAGCGAACATTTGGTTGTTGGAGATGTAAAGCAGAGCATTTACCGTTGGAGAAATGGAGATTGGCGTATTCTCTTGCAGCAAATCGACCAACAGGTTTCAAACCATTTCCATTTAACAGAGCATAATGTCGTTGATTTTATTGAGAACGGCACATTAGACACCAACTATAGGAGTCTTCCAAATATAATCAAGCTTAACAATTATTTGTTTGATAAGATACCCAAAATGATGCAGGCGGTTCTTAATGAAAAGGTAGCGGAAGGGTTATCCGAGGAAGGTTTGGTATGGTGGAATTCATTAGGAAATAACAATCTATTGATTAAAGCTTATGAAAATAGCGAGCAGTTGATTCCTATATCCAAAACAGACCCTGAAAAACCTCAGGGCAGTATCGAAATCAATTTTTTGCCAGTTACAAGTGGTCGTTCAAGAAATAACCAAGTCATTGAGGAATCTGTTAGGGACCTATGTACAAAAATTGGAGATTGGATTTCAAGTGGGAAATACAAACCTTCAGATATAGGGATTTTGGTTCGCAGTAATGCTCAAGCGAAACTTATTATCCAGGAACTGATGCGTTATAAAAATGAGGCAGGTCTCAGTTTTGAGGTTATATCAGGTGATGCGTTGAGCCTTATTTCCAATAATGCGATTAATCTTATTCTTGAGACTTTAAGATCTTTGGTTTTTCAGTCGGACAAGCATGTTATCCATCATGCTAACATGGCTTACCTATATCAATTATCTCATGGAAGATCGAAATTTGAACACAGCAATTGGTTAAAATTTAAAGGGAATAATCTACAGGACCTTTCTGAAGTACTTCCCATTGAATTGATTGAATCTTGGTCAGCATTGCAAAAAATGCCTTTGGTCCATTTGGTTGAAAAATTGATTGAATTATATCATCTTGGGGATGAAGGAAGTATCCACCTTCCATATTTATTGGCCTTCAAAGATTTAGTTACAGCTTTTTCTACTTTAGGTGAAAGAGGT
The Sphingobacterium daejeonense genome window above contains:
- the rimM gene encoding ribosome maturation factor RimM (Essential for efficient processing of 16S rRNA); the protein is MTKDQCFYIGYISKTRGLKGEVQMFFEFDNYMDLDLEMVFLELDKKLVPFFVDKIKLQNNSTAYVNFEDIDHIDKAQPLLRKSVYLPNDKMPERDPDDFTYHDLVGFIAIEEGEGELGEITHVQEMPQQFIATVDIDGRDAMFPLNEDFIVGIDPEEKIIVLKLPEGLIDMYLE
- a CDS encoding 30S ribosomal protein S16, with the translated sequence MATKIRLQRHGKKGKPFYHVVVADARSPRDGKFIERLGSYNPNTNPATIILDFEKSLDWMNKGAQPTDTVRAILSYKGVLYKKHLQGGVKKGAFDEAKAEELFAAWTEGKDAQIEGKKSGLAKSKDDAKKAALAAEAKKKEEKAAAIAAKNAPVAEETATEEAEEAADAAENTEETEG
- a CDS encoding UvrD-helicase domain-containing protein, whose product is MQRIAPLKIVKASAGSGKTFSLTVHYLTLLLSKESSYREILAVTFTNKATAEMKHRIMTVLHGLATGADSDEIEQYRSQLQQMGSWDRVSIQEKANRVYRRILHDYSHFSVSTIDGFSQKVIRSFTYELNLDSGYAIEMNTNKVKRDLTVMLNQLLDERPELLEWIITYAEQKISNNENWNYRQQLMGLAGLIFSENFQEFDSFMISSDTNKIFNLLNKEIEDKTNSFLEALSQSLETYKSVYQSLGVDETEMKGKSRNKFVSSSKLNIDVRKISISDIQSKVFDKFSELVDNEDAFTDSNKVVRYEYMSGIKPTLDAILTLQQHFASYIGYQSVHTNLYFLRLLKEMSDLLSLWRKENSAQLISDAQILLNKLGLDEHADPTFIWEKIGNRYNYFLFDEFQDTSRIQWKNYSPLLLNALSVATGKISEHLVVGDVKQSIYRWRNGDWRILLQQIDQQVSNHFHLTEHNVVDFIENGTLDTNYRSLPNIIKLNNYLFDKIPKMMQAVLNEKVAEGLSEEGLVWWNSLGNNNLLIKAYENSEQLIPISKTDPEKPQGSIEINFLPVTSGRSRNNQVIEESVRDLCTKIGDWISSGKYKPSDIGILVRSNAQAKLIIQELMRYKNEAGLSFEVISGDALSLISNNAINLILETLRSLVFQSDKHVIHHANMAYLYQLSHGRSKFEHSNWLKFKGNNLQDLSEVLPIELIESWSALQKMPLVHLVEKLIELYHLGDEGSIHLPYLLAFKDLVTAFSTLGERGIIQFLEYWDEDGERAVLPSNGKINAIEVTTIHKSKGLAYEVVMIPFSSWKLDGLTNGDFWIDVLESPFSDLGKIPVKYTQSLGRSIFYKQYYEEMLFNYMDALNTFYVATTRAKSHLYITAPNLKMR